A stretch of Fibrobacter sp. UWT2 DNA encodes these proteins:
- a CDS encoding glycoside hydrolase family 43 protein yields MHKISSIALLLAATCFAANPLTTKFYSADAAALVHNDSLFIFAGHDEQGAQGNNNKFFLMNDWHVLVTDDMENYHDYGAVLSWRTFEWASGNAFAGHCEYRNGKFYWYVAVHHKTIKQDEGFAIGVAVADHPSGPWKDAIGKALVTDDTQNDVALNIDPAIFYDGNDIWMYWGSWNAGRRVKLKENMIELASTPEDIKIKDFFEAPWMHKYRGNYYFSYASGYPSTTNYSMATSLNGPWTQKGVLNDKLDNSETNHQAIFKYLGHWYFMYHGANAPGGWTYRRSVNIDYLYYDENANIQKIKRTTTGVDKVNNALVENGTYRLTVSHSNLSFVEENGIVVQRPESEKDANQFWTVERSAENARHYTLKNYGTGRYYCPPKTLLDTVKTSTTACEIRIENASAAKGYYLYGDYDSDLVGDVLNVSKDTGMPVITWVRTGADNQKVKLAKATPPAVEPESSSSIKESSSSEVAPESSSSGTTAIAPRAARQGMQVPARKGYRDLKGRSFDRRIPYRVMF; encoded by the coding sequence TGCCGCGGCGCTCGTGCACAACGATAGCCTGTTTATTTTTGCGGGCCACGACGAGCAGGGCGCTCAGGGGAATAACAACAAGTTCTTCTTGATGAATGACTGGCACGTGCTGGTGACCGACGACATGGAAAACTACCATGACTACGGTGCGGTACTTTCGTGGCGGACCTTCGAGTGGGCGAGCGGCAACGCCTTCGCGGGCCATTGCGAATACCGTAACGGCAAGTTCTACTGGTACGTGGCGGTGCATCATAAGACCATCAAACAAGACGAAGGCTTTGCGATTGGCGTCGCGGTGGCCGATCACCCCTCGGGCCCGTGGAAAGATGCCATTGGCAAGGCGCTCGTGACCGACGATACCCAGAACGATGTCGCGCTGAATATCGACCCCGCAATTTTCTACGACGGGAACGATATCTGGATGTATTGGGGCTCGTGGAATGCGGGCCGTCGCGTGAAACTCAAGGAAAATATGATTGAGCTCGCGAGTACGCCCGAAGACATCAAGATCAAGGATTTCTTCGAAGCTCCCTGGATGCACAAGTACCGCGGCAACTACTACTTCAGTTACGCCTCGGGTTACCCTTCTACGACAAACTATTCTATGGCCACGAGCCTGAATGGCCCGTGGACGCAGAAGGGTGTGCTGAATGACAAACTCGACAATTCCGAGACGAATCACCAGGCGATTTTTAAGTATCTCGGGCATTGGTATTTTATGTATCACGGCGCGAATGCTCCGGGTGGCTGGACTTATCGCCGTTCCGTGAATATCGATTACCTGTACTACGACGAGAATGCGAATATCCAGAAAATCAAGCGCACTACCACGGGTGTAGACAAAGTAAATAACGCGCTCGTGGAAAACGGCACGTACCGTCTGACCGTTTCGCACAGCAACCTGTCGTTTGTCGAAGAGAACGGAATCGTGGTGCAGCGCCCCGAAAGCGAAAAGGATGCGAACCAATTCTGGACCGTGGAACGCAGCGCGGAAAATGCCCGCCATTACACGCTCAAGAATTACGGTACCGGCCGCTACTATTGCCCGCCCAAGACGCTGCTCGATACCGTCAAGACATCGACGACCGCCTGCGAAATCCGCATCGAGAACGCCTCTGCCGCGAAGGGCTACTACCTGTATGGCGATTACGACAGCGACCTTGTGGGCGACGTGCTGAATGTCTCGAAGGACACTGGCATGCCCGTGATTACCTGGGTGCGCACCGGTGCGGACAACCAGAAGGTGAAACTCGCGAAGGCGACCCCGCCGGCCGTTGAACCGGAATCGTCTTCTAGCATCAAGGAATCTTCCAGCAGCGAAGTCGCGCCCGAAAGTTCCAGCAGTGGAACTACCGCGATTGCTCCGCGCGCAGCTCGCCAGGGAATGCAGGTGCCTGCTCGCAAGGGTTACCGTGACCTCAAGGGCCGCAGTTTTGACAGGCGGATTCCGTATCGGGTGATGTTCTAG